A window of the Psychrobium sp. MM17-31 genome harbors these coding sequences:
- a CDS encoding electron transfer flavoprotein-ubiquinone oxidoreductase has translation MERESMEFDVVIVGGGPAGLSAACRLMQAAQEKGQELMVCVVEKGSEVGAHILSGAVFEPRALNELFPNWKELGAPLNTEVVGDDIFLFGSESKATKVPNAFVPKTMHNEGNYIISLGNLCRWLGEQAEQLGVEVFPGFAAAETLYNDDGSVKGILIGDMGISESGEQKDSYMPGMELHAKYTIFAEGCRGHLGKELQARFDLNEGRSPQHYGLGIKELWTIPAEQHQQGKVVHTGGWPLDNGATGGGFLYHIEDNQVVCGLIVDLNYSNPYLSPFDEFQRYKHHPEIAKYLEGGTRVSYGARAIAKGGLNSLSKMSFPGGLLIGCDAGTLNFAKIKGSHTAMKSGMIAADVIVEELAKGEEAASELTQYAAAFEQSWLYEELYNSRNFGAAMHKFGTTLGGAYNMIDQNIFGGKLPFNLKDDSLDHEQLKLASESQEINYPKPDGKLSFDKLSSVFLSNTNHEEDQRCHLTLKDASIPLTVNMEKWAEPAQRYCPAGVYEVIEENGEQRFQINGQNCVHCKTCDIKDPSQNITWVTPEGAGGPNYPNM, from the coding sequence ATGGAACGTGAATCGATGGAGTTTGACGTCGTCATCGTAGGTGGTGGTCCAGCTGGACTATCAGCAGCGTGTCGTCTAATGCAAGCAGCACAAGAAAAAGGGCAAGAGCTCATGGTATGTGTTGTTGAAAAAGGCTCAGAAGTTGGTGCCCACATCCTATCAGGTGCCGTATTCGAACCTCGTGCCCTAAACGAATTATTCCCAAATTGGAAAGAACTAGGCGCGCCGCTTAATACCGAAGTAGTTGGCGACGACATTTTCCTATTTGGTAGCGAATCTAAAGCCACCAAAGTGCCAAACGCCTTTGTACCGAAAACTATGCACAACGAAGGCAACTACATTATTAGCCTTGGTAACCTGTGTCGTTGGTTGGGCGAACAAGCTGAACAACTTGGCGTTGAAGTATTCCCTGGCTTTGCTGCTGCTGAAACACTTTATAATGACGATGGGTCAGTTAAAGGTATTTTAATTGGCGACATGGGTATTAGCGAAAGTGGTGAGCAAAAAGACTCATACATGCCGGGCATGGAACTTCATGCTAAATACACCATTTTTGCCGAAGGTTGTCGCGGTCACTTAGGTAAAGAGCTGCAAGCTCGTTTCGATTTAAACGAAGGCCGTAGCCCACAACATTACGGTTTGGGTATTAAAGAGCTGTGGACCATTCCTGCCGAGCAACACCAACAAGGTAAAGTTGTTCACACTGGCGGTTGGCCACTAGACAATGGCGCGACAGGCGGTGGTTTCCTTTACCACATCGAAGACAACCAAGTAGTATGTGGTTTAATCGTCGACCTTAACTACTCGAATCCATATTTAAGTCCGTTTGATGAGTTCCAACGTTATAAACACCATCCAGAAATCGCCAAATATTTAGAAGGCGGTACTCGTGTGTCTTACGGTGCACGTGCCATTGCTAAAGGCGGTTTAAACTCGCTTTCTAAAATGAGCTTCCCGGGCGGCCTACTCATTGGTTGTGATGCGGGTACATTAAACTTCGCTAAGATCAAAGGTTCACACACCGCGATGAAGTCAGGCATGATTGCCGCCGATGTTATTGTCGAAGAATTAGCGAAAGGCGAAGAAGCTGCTAGCGAATTAACCCAATACGCTGCGGCATTTGAACAATCTTGGTTATACGAAGAGTTATACAACTCACGCAACTTCGGCGCAGCAATGCACAAGTTTGGCACTACCTTGGGCGGTGCTTACAACATGATCGATCAAAACATCTTTGGCGGTAAACTGCCATTTAACCTCAAAGATGACAGCTTAGATCACGAGCAATTAAAACTGGCCAGTGAGTCACAAGAAATTAACTACCCGAAACCAGATGGTAAGTTGAGCTTCGATAAGTTGTCGTCGGTATTCTTATCAAATACTAACCACGAAGAAGATCAGCGTTGTCATTTAACCCTTAAAGACGCATCGATTCCACTGACCGTCAACATGGAAAAATGGGCGGAGCCAGCACAGCGCTACTGTCCTGCTGGTGTTTATGAAGTGATTGAAGAGAACGGTGAACAGCGTTTTCAAATCAACGGTCAAAACTGTGTTCACTGTAAAACCTGTGATATCAAAGATCCAAGCCAAAACATCACTTGGGTAACCCCAGAAGGTGCTGGTGGACCGAACTACCCGAATATGTAG
- a CDS encoding GNAT family N-acetyltransferase: MSTLIQSLQQLSEQFSCTKTRQFVVLSGEQAWACDLVKQVVISDDCLWIGAGDDAGVASSKAHLSLGREYQSLVFNAFSGFHPDAFGQAIGALSGGGICYLLVPEWTEWQSYQDPDYQRYVATPDDIRRVNSLFIQRLQQEIKDDGHAIVIEQGQTDAVTWQLPANLHETIANETTVNRVAANQITGPYATTEQAECVAQIIKVATGHRNRPLVINADRGRGKSSALGISAAQLLQNGLSNIVITAPKAAALDSVFFHAMRLLPDAKRVQNSLLWQDKQLRFVAPDELVSQLPEADLVMVDEAAAIPTPMLISLSQHYSRLVFSTTIHGYEGTGRGFVLKFLTELEKIAPQMRQYQLSQPVRWQLGDPVEALSNKLLGINAKAVNLSSHYEVSASQLEFQWLTQLQLAQDSQLLEQLFSLLVLAHYQTSPTDFRQLLDAPDLHILVGLFDGNVVAASLIMQEGNLPVELVNKIALGERRLRGHLLPQSLLGQLGVKDAASFSYGRIMRIAVHPQWQGSGIGSALDQHTTQWANAHNIDILGSSFGATAQLSQFWFNCDYRPVRLGFSRDSASGTHSLMVLKAINSETEEMISTANEQFSQALRYDLADSHSQLSSQLVVKLLQYCKELTTLGDFERFNIDNYCCGNRPVEQVNSMIEKGIFSRPATMSTLTDLEQALVIKRILQRHSWATVCSELKFSGKKQAQQTLRRAISSWFQHI, encoded by the coding sequence TTGTCGACACTGATCCAATCTTTACAGCAACTCTCCGAGCAATTTTCTTGCACTAAGACGCGTCAATTTGTGGTGCTTAGCGGCGAACAAGCATGGGCCTGTGATTTAGTCAAACAAGTTGTCATTTCGGATGATTGTTTGTGGATTGGCGCAGGGGATGATGCTGGTGTGGCATCGAGCAAAGCCCACCTCAGTCTCGGCCGCGAATATCAAAGCTTGGTCTTTAATGCGTTTAGCGGCTTTCATCCCGATGCCTTTGGTCAAGCTATTGGAGCGTTAAGTGGCGGCGGAATTTGTTACTTGTTGGTGCCTGAGTGGACTGAATGGCAAAGTTATCAAGATCCTGACTATCAGCGTTATGTAGCGACTCCAGATGATATTCGTCGTGTGAATTCCCTGTTTATTCAGCGTCTACAGCAAGAAATCAAAGATGACGGTCACGCCATTGTCATCGAACAAGGCCAAACTGACGCTGTGACATGGCAATTGCCAGCCAATCTCCACGAAACTATAGCCAACGAAACCACTGTTAATAGAGTTGCTGCTAATCAAATTACGGGGCCTTACGCCACGACAGAACAAGCGGAGTGTGTGGCGCAGATTATCAAAGTTGCCACCGGACATCGCAATAGACCGCTGGTCATTAACGCCGATCGTGGCCGTGGCAAGTCAAGTGCACTAGGTATCTCCGCAGCACAGTTATTGCAAAATGGCTTGTCGAATATTGTGATTACTGCGCCTAAAGCCGCAGCATTAGACAGTGTATTTTTTCATGCGATGCGCCTACTGCCAGACGCAAAGCGCGTGCAAAACTCGCTGTTGTGGCAAGACAAGCAATTGCGCTTTGTTGCCCCCGACGAATTGGTGAGTCAATTACCCGAAGCGGATTTAGTAATGGTGGATGAAGCCGCGGCAATTCCGACCCCGATGCTAATTAGCTTAAGTCAGCATTATTCCCGCTTGGTATTTTCCACCACCATTCATGGCTATGAAGGGACTGGCCGTGGTTTTGTGCTTAAATTCTTAACTGAGCTTGAAAAAATTGCGCCGCAAATGCGCCAATACCAGCTCTCACAACCTGTGCGCTGGCAACTTGGCGATCCCGTGGAAGCCTTGAGTAACAAGTTATTAGGCATCAATGCTAAAGCTGTGAATTTAAGTTCACACTATGAGGTGTCAGCTAGCCAGCTTGAATTTCAGTGGCTAACGCAATTGCAACTCGCGCAAGATAGTCAGCTATTAGAACAACTCTTTAGCTTACTTGTTTTAGCCCATTATCAAACCTCGCCAACCGATTTTAGACAGTTGCTCGACGCGCCAGATTTACATATTTTGGTTGGTTTATTTGATGGCAACGTCGTAGCTGCATCGCTGATTATGCAAGAAGGGAATCTGCCTGTGGAGCTAGTTAATAAGATTGCTTTGGGTGAGCGCCGTTTACGTGGTCATTTGCTACCGCAATCATTGCTTGGGCAATTGGGCGTTAAAGACGCTGCCAGCTTCAGCTATGGCCGTATTATGCGTATTGCAGTGCATCCACAATGGCAAGGTAGCGGTATTGGCAGTGCGCTTGATCAACATACGACGCAATGGGCTAACGCGCATAACATCGATATCTTGGGCTCCAGTTTTGGTGCAACGGCGCAGCTCAGCCAGTTTTGGTTCAATTGTGATTATCGTCCCGTTCGTTTGGGATTTAGTCGTGACAGCGCGAGTGGTACTCATTCGTTGATGGTGTTAAAAGCAATAAATAGTGAAACCGAAGAGATGATCTCTACGGCTAATGAACAATTCTCACAGGCGCTGCGTTACGATTTAGCCGATAGTCACAGTCAGCTATCTAGTCAATTGGTCGTAAAACTTCTGCAATATTGTAAAGAATTAACCACACTTGGTGATTTTGAGCGTTTTAATATCGATAACTATTGTTGCGGAAATAGGCCCGTAGAACAGGTTAACTCGATGATAGAAAAAGGAATTTTTTCTAGGCCAGCGACAATGTCTACACTTACTGATCTGGAACAAGCGTTAGTCATTAAACGTATTCTGCAGCGACATTCATGGGCTACAGTGTGCAGTGAATTGAAATTTAGTGGTAAAAAGCAAGCACAGCAAACTTTGCGACGCGCAATCAGCTCTTGGTTTCAGCACATTTAA
- a CDS encoding thioesterase family protein, whose product MFSLTITPRFLETDALGHINNTVFPMWFESGRDPIFMFFTPDLDVNNWKLMLGGISVSYHAETHFGSDVEIRTYIARIGNSSFDIYQECWQNGVKTASGKAAMIHYCHKEKKSVPLTPELREKLQQHMLEE is encoded by the coding sequence ATGTTTTCATTGACCATTACACCGCGATTTTTAGAAACCGATGCCCTCGGACACATCAACAACACCGTTTTTCCAATGTGGTTTGAGTCTGGTCGCGATCCTATTTTTATGTTCTTTACCCCAGATCTCGACGTTAATAATTGGAAATTAATGTTGGGTGGTATTAGCGTTAGCTATCACGCCGAAACCCACTTTGGCAGCGATGTTGAAATTCGCACCTATATCGCCCGTATCGGAAATAGCTCGTTCGATATCTATCAAGAATGTTGGCAAAACGGCGTTAAAACTGCCAGCGGTAAGGCAGCAATGATTCACTACTGCCACAAAGAAAAGAAAAGTGTGCCGTTAACGCCAGAGCTTCGCGAGAAGTTGCAACAACACATGCTTGAAGAGTAA
- a CDS encoding winged helix-turn-helix domain-containing protein — MRYLRVNQFVIDSQLPLMWNDGNEISLEPKQHALLMLFIEQANQVISRDEIIETVNQGVIVSDNAVNKMVANLRQLLADNPKAPTFIKTIPKQGYCFIAPIAPQEDKVTAGQKDEAAPKSSNVKPVFILSLLLAVAAIAWQGFSNKSAEKTYTNLQLQPLTRHSGVEFSPAVSPNGNYLAYTRNDPRNGVGELWLRHLDGSEKEVKVADLATSAEIAWSSNSDFIVFTDYPEQQCQFKRYDLAGTVSTLSPCNALYIRQMALIDNNEGILYAGREVSFAPNQIYRYSMANKTREAINQPNAKSSGNYGFDLSDDGQQLLILSANEDSEYSNLYVLDRKNNQLTNKGKWPRFVYRAIWHHDGESIVTATNAYSHEIVQTKIDGTPIMSLVSTSNRVAHNFSRFPNGRDYYFTSFQMNNDNELINLATGEVSRRFNSAVYDKLPTFSPSTKRWYFLSKRNGHSQIFEADEVTGQIKQLTHFEQEPDVDTIDVSPDGKTLLLGSTAQLTLLSLADNSSKIIDIDDGSSISAAWLSNTRIAFGILRDTTPLLRYYDLTTNAFSDGNPRWQAAFSDTKAQRLFFVEQGTYQVYQWFADEERAEPTSVTLDRVFSGGIDVKVDGDSLIYLKRQGVYSEFIRVSLLTKQQESLGKWLFVAGFDVLDNHLVVSYEEGRSGDILKTEFK; from the coding sequence ATGAGATATCTTCGCGTAAATCAATTTGTCATCGATAGTCAGTTGCCGCTGATGTGGAATGATGGCAATGAAATTTCCCTTGAACCTAAGCAACATGCGCTGCTGATGCTCTTTATTGAGCAAGCTAATCAAGTGATTAGCCGCGATGAGATCATTGAAACAGTTAATCAGGGAGTTATTGTTAGCGACAATGCCGTCAACAAAATGGTGGCTAATTTACGTCAGTTATTGGCTGATAATCCCAAAGCGCCGACTTTTATTAAAACTATTCCCAAGCAGGGTTATTGTTTTATTGCACCTATTGCTCCTCAAGAAGATAAAGTGACCGCTGGTCAGAAAGATGAGGCCGCGCCTAAATCATCCAATGTAAAACCGGTATTTATTTTAAGTTTGCTATTAGCTGTGGCTGCTATTGCGTGGCAAGGCTTTTCCAATAAATCGGCGGAAAAAACCTATACCAACCTGCAGCTTCAGCCTTTAACCAGACATTCCGGCGTTGAGTTTTCGCCTGCTGTATCACCCAATGGAAACTATCTTGCTTATACTCGCAATGATCCGAGAAACGGTGTTGGTGAATTGTGGCTAAGGCATCTCGATGGTTCTGAAAAAGAAGTAAAGGTGGCTGATTTAGCGACCTCGGCGGAAATAGCTTGGTCGTCTAACAGCGATTTTATTGTTTTTACTGACTATCCAGAGCAACAGTGTCAGTTTAAACGCTATGATCTTGCAGGAACCGTCTCCACACTGTCACCCTGTAATGCACTTTATATTAGGCAAATGGCGTTGATTGATAATAACGAGGGCATTTTATACGCGGGTCGCGAAGTCAGTTTTGCGCCGAATCAGATCTATCGCTACAGCATGGCAAATAAAACGCGCGAAGCTATTAACCAGCCTAATGCGAAAAGTAGCGGTAACTATGGTTTTGATTTATCTGACGACGGTCAGCAATTATTGATTCTATCTGCCAATGAAGATAGTGAATACAGTAACTTGTATGTGCTAGATAGAAAAAACAATCAGCTCACCAACAAAGGCAAGTGGCCGCGTTTTGTCTATCGAGCTATTTGGCATCATGATGGCGAAAGCATAGTCACGGCGACAAATGCCTACTCCCATGAAATAGTACAAACTAAAATCGATGGTACGCCAATTATGAGTTTGGTGAGTACGTCGAATCGTGTGGCGCATAATTTTAGCCGTTTTCCCAATGGTCGCGACTATTACTTTACTTCGTTTCAAATGAACAACGACAATGAGTTAATCAACTTGGCAACAGGTGAGGTTAGTCGCCGCTTTAATTCAGCGGTCTACGACAAGCTACCAACCTTTTCGCCATCCACTAAACGCTGGTATTTCCTATCTAAGCGCAACGGACATTCGCAAATTTTTGAGGCGGATGAAGTTACTGGTCAAATAAAACAGCTTACCCACTTCGAGCAAGAGCCTGATGTAGACACTATCGATGTATCACCGGATGGCAAAACGCTGCTGCTCGGCAGTACGGCGCAACTAACCTTGCTGTCTTTAGCCGATAATTCCAGCAAAATTATTGATATTGACGATGGCTCTTCTATCTCCGCTGCATGGTTATCGAATACGCGTATTGCCTTTGGCATATTGCGCGATACCACGCCACTGCTGCGTTATTACGATTTAACCACCAACGCATTTAGCGATGGTAATCCTCGTTGGCAGGCGGCATTTAGCGACACCAAGGCGCAGCGATTGTTTTTTGTTGAGCAAGGTACTTATCAGGTTTATCAATGGTTTGCTGATGAAGAGCGCGCAGAGCCGACGTCGGTTACGCTAGATCGCGTATTTTCAGGCGGTATTGACGTTAAAGTCGATGGTGATTCATTGATTTATTTGAAGCGACAAGGTGTTTACAGTGAATTTATTCGCGTGTCGTTGTTGACTAAGCAGCAGGAATCGCTTGGCAAATGGTTATTTGTCGCCGGCTTCGATGTACTCGATAATCACCTAGTAGTGAGTTACGAAGAAGGCCGAAGCGGCGATATTCTGAAAACTGAATTTAAGTAA
- a CDS encoding DUF5916 domain-containing protein, with translation MHQLTWLNKIKNTALWTAILASSLSVSMHTWAADKFTLSKQQDAPTIDGKLDEPMWKLATPIELKYENNPGNGIAAPVKTIGYLYQDGQALHIALRAYDPQPENIRGSLRAHDKIWQDDNMGIILDTFNDERNAYLFFVNPKGAQSDAIINDDNGWREDDAWDAIWHSAAQLTDDGWTAEISIPFAALRFKDEQDIQRWGFTLWRNYPREVRHQLASYQGDRDSTCSLCLYNKLDGFEGAKASNNIQVTPTATIKRSDGKATSNDSWSNGDSEQDLGLDLRWGMTQNSVLNLTINPDFSQVEADSTELDINNTFALYTREKRPFFLDGADNFKTSRLNLVHTRNINQPDYGVKVTGKSGAHSYGVLTAKDQQTSFLLPSAQGSRNITLTDNGASLTSTNHLLRYKNDLGNRDNIGFFVSHRDADDYRNTVVSGDGNHWFSKQDSLQYQVAYSKSDNPLQEALDYGLEQSQSDHAIELNYSHSQKDYNYCATYTDIGEDFRADLGFIGQVDYKKLLIGGGQTFYNDDDKTQFVNRYGYFASAQSSQNQAGEKLGHNVDVRGFINGKKQAFANFGFMNNESLYDSQYNRDGGELYNHTQFVSYSSINPTADLKLQFFTRIGKQIDYANAQLADQFYLHTTINYQFNQHFALTFNNYFNRLDVDAQQAMVGGKSVNIEGGRLFRASKSDLNMAYQFDQKNQLKLIVQYTDIDRNPLLYKANHDSDSNNDYSAETRFFSTQLLYTYKINPQSLVYVGYSDSGYQPQGDDSLHRDRRTFFAKFSYAWQG, from the coding sequence ATGCATCAACTTACATGGTTAAACAAAATCAAAAACACCGCACTGTGGACAGCGATACTCGCATCGAGCCTCTCAGTATCAATGCATACATGGGCGGCAGATAAGTTCACTCTCAGCAAACAGCAAGACGCGCCAACCATTGACGGCAAACTCGATGAACCGATGTGGAAACTCGCTACTCCAATTGAGCTCAAATATGAAAACAATCCTGGCAACGGTATTGCGGCTCCCGTAAAAACTATTGGCTATTTATATCAAGACGGCCAAGCGCTTCATATTGCGCTTAGAGCTTATGATCCACAGCCAGAGAACATTCGCGGCTCTTTGCGAGCACACGATAAGATTTGGCAAGACGATAACATGGGCATCATCCTCGATACCTTTAACGACGAGCGCAACGCCTATCTATTTTTCGTTAACCCAAAAGGCGCACAGTCAGACGCCATTATTAACGATGACAACGGTTGGCGTGAAGACGATGCTTGGGATGCCATTTGGCACAGTGCCGCTCAGCTAACAGATGATGGTTGGACGGCTGAAATTAGCATTCCATTTGCCGCATTGCGCTTTAAAGACGAACAAGACATTCAGCGCTGGGGCTTTACCTTATGGCGTAACTATCCGCGTGAAGTTCGTCATCAGCTCGCCAGTTATCAGGGAGATCGCGACTCGACCTGTTCTCTGTGTCTGTATAACAAACTGGATGGCTTCGAGGGTGCTAAAGCCAGTAACAACATCCAAGTGACGCCAACTGCAACTATCAAGCGCAGCGATGGTAAAGCGACGTCAAATGACTCATGGTCAAATGGCGATAGCGAACAAGATCTAGGATTAGATTTGCGCTGGGGCATGACCCAAAACAGTGTGCTAAACCTAACTATCAACCCTGATTTTTCACAAGTGGAGGCAGATTCTACTGAGCTAGACATCAATAACACCTTCGCTCTTTATACGCGTGAAAAACGCCCATTCTTTTTAGACGGTGCCGATAACTTCAAAACCAGTCGCTTAAATCTGGTACACACACGCAATATCAACCAGCCTGATTACGGCGTTAAGGTCACCGGCAAAAGCGGCGCACATTCCTACGGTGTACTAACCGCTAAAGATCAGCAAACCAGCTTCCTGCTACCATCGGCTCAAGGCTCTCGTAATATTACATTGACCGATAATGGCGCTTCGCTAACCAGCACCAATCATCTGCTGCGTTATAAAAATGATTTGGGCAATCGCGATAACATTGGTTTCTTCGTGTCGCATCGCGATGCAGACGATTATCGCAATACCGTCGTCAGCGGTGACGGCAACCATTGGTTTAGCAAGCAAGATAGTCTGCAATATCAAGTGGCCTATTCTAAAAGTGACAACCCGCTGCAAGAAGCTCTCGATTATGGCCTTGAACAATCACAAAGCGATCACGCCATCGAACTTAATTACAGTCATTCACAAAAAGACTATAACTACTGCGCCACCTATACCGATATCGGCGAAGATTTTCGCGCAGATTTAGGTTTCATTGGTCAGGTTGACTATAAGAAATTACTCATTGGTGGCGGCCAAACCTTTTATAACGACGATGACAAAACCCAATTCGTCAATCGCTATGGTTACTTTGCTAGCGCTCAAAGCTCGCAAAATCAGGCAGGTGAGAAACTTGGGCACAACGTCGATGTGCGCGGTTTTATCAATGGTAAAAAACAAGCATTCGCCAATTTCGGCTTTATGAACAATGAGTCGCTGTACGATAGCCAATACAATCGCGACGGTGGCGAGTTGTATAATCACACCCAATTTGTCAGCTACTCAAGCATTAACCCGACGGCAGATTTAAAACTTCAGTTTTTCACCCGCATCGGTAAACAAATTGACTATGCAAACGCTCAGCTAGCCGACCAGTTTTACTTGCACACTACGATTAATTATCAATTTAATCAGCACTTTGCACTCACATTCAATAACTACTTCAACCGCTTAGATGTCGATGCGCAACAAGCTATGGTAGGCGGAAAGAGTGTGAATATAGAAGGCGGCCGCCTGTTTCGCGCGAGTAAGAGTGATTTGAATATGGCGTATCAATTCGACCAAAAGAATCAGTTAAAGCTCATCGTGCAATACACAGATATTGATCGCAATCCGCTGCTGTACAAGGCGAATCACGACAGTGATAGCAATAACGATTACAGCGCCGAAACGCGATTCTTTTCGACGCAATTGCTGTATACCTACAAAATCAACCCACAATCACTGGTTTACGTAGGTTATTCAGATAGTGGTTATCAACCGCAAGGTGACGACTCGCTACATCGCGATCGCCGCACCTTCTTCGCTAAATTTAGCTACGCGTGGCAAGGCTAA
- a CDS encoding GNAT family N-acetyltransferase, producing MITIRQATIDDVDTLYNFILAIADFHQQTHFVETSPAEIKRAGFGDSPKFGAVLAEIDGEIAGYCSYTWNYSIWRGVTYMGLDDLYVHQQYRSQKVGLHLMNKARDICREAGCNRIRWEVEKDNENAINFYSKLGAQVDIKGMCRWDV from the coding sequence ATGATAACTATACGACAAGCGACAATTGATGATGTTGATACGCTTTATAACTTCATTCTCGCGATAGCTGACTTTCATCAGCAGACACATTTTGTAGAAACATCACCCGCTGAAATTAAGCGTGCAGGCTTTGGTGATTCGCCTAAATTCGGTGCTGTGTTAGCCGAAATTGATGGTGAGATAGCAGGCTACTGCAGCTATACCTGGAATTATTCAATTTGGCGTGGCGTCACCTACATGGGGCTTGACGATTTATATGTTCATCAACAGTACCGCAGCCAAAAAGTTGGATTACATTTGATGAACAAAGCGCGGGATATATGCCGTGAAGCGGGATGTAATCGAATTCGTTGGGAAGTAGAAAAAGATAACGAAAACGCTATCAATTTCTACAGTAAATTAGGGGCACAGGTTGATATCAAAGGAATGTGCCGTTGGGATGTTTAG
- a CDS encoding ABC transporter permease subunit, with product MHPTPQHNATRSIWLISQFELTRLFLTKRGAILLAAFAIVWFLILKYPVSYSVSILANENFGENISVFSSQLNLDYLLQWAYSEVAVYWLFAIFVFPFIAVLMTSDQTASDATRGTIRFLLLRTSRSQLLFGRFLGQAMIISILIGLTMSAAYVMGIWREPTGVLYAVPQLLLVAVNLVVACLPFIALMALFNVWVQSSKLSVAFTIILLPILNGLISWLTGYFEPIETLNYALPGVQLTDTVQNANLSFFSMSIPLTQTVIYLGLANFVLTRKAL from the coding sequence ATGCACCCCACTCCACAACACAACGCCACGCGTTCTATTTGGCTGATCAGCCAATTTGAGTTAACGCGCTTATTTCTCACCAAACGCGGCGCCATATTGCTAGCAGCGTTCGCCATTGTTTGGTTTCTAATTCTGAAATACCCCGTTTCTTACTCGGTAAGTATCTTGGCCAACGAAAATTTCGGCGAAAATATCTCGGTATTCTCAAGCCAGCTTAACTTAGATTACTTATTACAGTGGGCCTATTCAGAAGTCGCGGTCTATTGGTTGTTCGCTATTTTCGTGTTCCCATTTATCGCCGTACTGATGACTTCTGATCAAACGGCATCGGATGCTACCCGCGGCACTATTCGCTTTTTGCTACTGCGTACTTCTCGCAGTCAATTACTTTTCGGTCGCTTCCTCGGCCAAGCAATGATCATCAGCATTCTCATTGGCTTAACGATGTCTGCCGCTTATGTGATGGGTATTTGGCGTGAACCGACTGGCGTACTTTATGCCGTGCCGCAGCTTTTACTAGTTGCCGTTAATCTTGTAGTCGCCTGCTTGCCTTTCATCGCATTAATGGCGCTGTTTAACGTGTGGGTTCAATCTTCTAAATTAAGTGTTGCCTTCACTATCATTCTGCTGCCGATCCTCAATGGGTTAATTAGCTGGTTAACTGGCTATTTCGAGCCTATCGAAACATTAAATTACGCCCTGCCAGGTGTTCAGCTAACTGACACAGTACAGAATGCCAATTTGAGCTTTTTCTCAATGTCGATTCCACTCACTCAAACTGTCATTTATCTTGGCTTAGCAAACTTCGTCTTAACAAGGAAAGCACTATGA
- a CDS encoding ABC transporter ATP-binding protein — MSTLISCHNVNKFFGSKQALKDVSFELNVGETTALVGPNGAGKTTLFSILCNYHLPSSGQVTIFREKPGSTALIGRMGALPQDAQLDPRFAIKHQLELYAKLQGFGKKDAAKECERVLERVELSQVLNERPAALSHGMRKRVTIAQALIGSPELVMLDEPTAGLDPANARNIRQLVMDLSGDASFIISSHNLDELERLCSTVLLLEQGNLSQQEIGQQSQNQLQSITLLLEPTQLEAANLLANIQGVNNVEAVNKQEFVISYDALNSPQFDIELIQGVQQQGLQYRQLTKGLSLEQQLFS, encoded by the coding sequence ATGAGCACATTAATTAGTTGTCACAACGTCAATAAATTCTTCGGCTCAAAACAAGCGCTTAAGGACGTAAGTTTTGAACTAAATGTCGGTGAAACTACCGCACTTGTCGGTCCCAATGGCGCAGGTAAAACAACCTTATTCAGCATCTTGTGTAATTATCATCTACCAAGCTCAGGCCAAGTCACCATCTTTAGGGAAAAACCTGGTAGCACAGCGTTAATAGGACGCATGGGCGCCTTACCACAAGACGCCCAACTCGACCCGCGCTTTGCCATTAAGCATCAATTAGAGCTTTATGCAAAGTTACAAGGGTTTGGCAAAAAAGACGCCGCCAAAGAGTGTGAGCGAGTACTTGAACGCGTTGAATTATCTCAGGTATTAAACGAGCGACCAGCGGCGCTAAGCCACGGCATGCGAAAGCGCGTAACCATTGCTCAAGCGCTAATCGGTAGCCCTGAATTAGTAATGCTTGACGAACCAACAGCGGGCCTCGATCCTGCGAATGCCCGCAACATTCGTCAATTAGTGATGGATTTATCTGGTGACGCGAGTTTTATTATTAGCTCCCACAATCTGGATGAGTTAGAGCGTCTATGTTCAACCGTGTTATTGCTAGAGCAAGGCAATCTCTCCCAACAAGAAATCGGTCAGCAGTCGCAAAACCAATTGCAAAGCATCACCTTATTATTAGAACCAACACAACTCGAAGCTGCTAATTTATTAGCTAATATTCAAGGGGTTAATAATGTTGAAGCAGTCAACAAGCAAGAGTTTGTTATCAGTTACGACGCGCTAAATTCGCCGCAATTTGATATTGAGCTCATTCAAGGTGTTCAGCAACAAGGATTGCAATATCGCCAGTTAACCAAAGGCCTTTCACTCGAACAACAGTTATTTTCATAA